From Ptiloglossa arizonensis isolate GNS036 chromosome 10, iyPtiAriz1_principal, whole genome shotgun sequence, the proteins below share one genomic window:
- the LOC143151940 gene encoding KICSTOR complex protein ITFG2, protein MRAVSFVKRLQWDLPGTVCRHGLTIGDVDNDGDNELVVGTAEGELYIFKGSELWQKITGLGLVTSVAIGDIFNYGRNALVVICGDGWAHIFYSPRSVNPSTINATCAQQSAKDTSDQDIKTGHASVDIATGVNMTNSQSSDQTDGNSETNELSGKMECVHVQRIPTNTKVVLVADMDKDGANEMVLGLTDRVVRSYRWSSNLELGRGKLVGLNKWECANQIGTVTLQHMADGTPTLLVAQPGGTFMRIKCNPKECHPEDEAHKTDDESAASCVEYETLGISRMRNQNISTEIIGDLECIVENKTTNYDCKGSSVKQNILSEIRRDKNFKYDSESELRKNDLNTAEEDEKIFTIKNSNVEKVSEKVDPPNTDQVDGNLVGGNLILGDYDTKTEKDSLLPTYKDFSCPDKSNNNNTESSKEKDKTDIGTNIKESSLQGKPYALATLDGTIMLVKDEVILWSMQVDHLIFALCRLDVTGDGSDEIVACAWDGQTYILDQQRNSVRFQFEEAVRAFCTGNYNVSPGISTPCLVYNTFNNKIFLYYDVTLPSMVIKPLNPLEELDPEERKTLDDLLSNCSDTERQQRIQQFTEWLLYGVS, encoded by the exons ATGAGAGCTGTCAGTTTTGTTAAAAGGCTACAATGGGATTTACCTGGGACTGTGTGCAGACACGGATTAACAATAGGAGATGTAGACAACGACGGCGACAATGAATTAGTTGTTGGCACAGCAGAGGGAGAACTGTACATTTTCAAA GGATCAGAGTTATGGCAGAAAATAACTGGTTTAGGTCTTGTGACTAGTGTAGCGATAGgggatatttttaattacggaCGAAATGCTTTAGTCGTAATTTGTGGAGATGGCTGGGCACATATTTTTTACAGTCCTAGATCTGTTAATCCCAGTACCATTAACGCGACGTGTGCCCAACAATCTGCTAAGGATACAAGCGATCAAGATATCAAGACCG GTCATGCGAGCGTGGATATCGCAACGGGTGTTAATATGACGAATTCTCAGAGTTCGGATCAAACGGATGGTAATAGCGAAACGAACGAGTTATCTGGTAAAATGGAATGTGTTCATGTACAAAGAATCCCAACAAATACAAAAGTAGTGTTAGTAGCCGATATGGATAAAGACGGCGCAAACGAGATGGTATTAGGCTTGACCGATCGTGTAGTTAGATCTTACAGATGGTCGAGCAATTTAGAACTAggaaggggaaaactagtcgGATTAAATAAATGGGAGTGTGCCAATCAAATAGGAACAGTTACGTTACAG CACATGGCGGACGGAACACCAACGTTATTGGTTGCTCAACCCGGTGGAACGTTTATGCGAATTAAGTGTAATCCTAAAGAATGCCATCCAGAAGACGAAGCACATAAAACAGACGACGAATCAGCAGCTAGCTGCGTTGAGTACGAAACGCTGGGAATATCACGAATGCGCAATCAAAATATATCAACAGAAATCATAGGAGATCTGGAATGTATAGTGgagaataaaacgacgaattacGACTGTAAAGGGTCTTcggttaaacaaaatattttaagtgAAATTCGAcgagataaaaatttcaaatacgatTCAGAATCGGAACTAAGGAAAAACGATTTAAATACAGCGGAAGAGGATGAAAaaatttttacgataaaaaattcTAACGTCGAGAAAGTTTCTGAAAAAGTCGATCCTCCCAATACGGATCAAGTCGATGGTAATCTGGTGGGAGGGAATTTAATTCTTGGCGATTACGATACGAAAACCGAGAAAGACTCACTGTTACCCACGTACAAAGACTTTTCCTGTCCAGACAAAAGCAACAATAACAACACCGAAAGTTCAAAAGAAAAGGATAAAACCGATATTGGTACGAATATCAAAGAAAGTTCATTACAAGGGAAACCATACGCTCTTGCTACTTTAGACGGGACGATAATGTTGGTTAAGGACGAGGTTATTTTGTG GTCAATGCAAGTAGATCATCTGATATTTGCTTTGTGTCGATTAGATGTAACCGGTGACGGTTCCGATGAAATAGTGGCTTGTGCGTGGGATGGACAAACTTATATCTTGGATCAACAACGAAACAGTGTACGTTTTCAGTTCGAAGAGGCAGTCAGAGCATTTTGTACCGGCAATTATAACGTTTCCCCCGGAATTTCAACACCTTGTCTCGTGTACAATACTTTCAATAACAAG ATTTTTCTCTACTACGACGTTACGCTTCCGAGTATGGTCATTAAACCTCTCAATCCTTTGGAGGAACTCGatcccgaagaaagaaagactcTAGACGATCTTTTAAGTAACTGTAGCGATACGGAGAGACAACAAAGAATCCAACAATTCACAGAATGGTTGCTATACGGAGTATCTTAG
- the LOC143151821 gene encoding sodium-coupled monocarboxylate transporter 1, with protein sequence MAGNETMVVHELKQLTFGWTDYTLFSGLLGVSVLIGIYFGCFGKKQDNTTEYLLGGKSMSCFPVSMSLIASHISAVSLLAIPVEVYQYGTQYAACVFTSFISCGLVSLIYMPVFYRLQLNSIFEYLEMRFTRSVRILASFLYTLSLVIYVPLIIYVPALAFSQATAINLYLVTPIICIVCIFYTTIGGLKAVVWADTVQMTVTLGSLFAVLTLGIIAVGGVPEIWRIAEEGNRIVFWNMNPSPDIRNSFWGMSVGMSMTWLAGLGISQVSMQRFLAVPNIREAHKAIGFTAVCMIVIKWVSVFTGLIMYARYHKCDPISTRVISRSDQLLPYYVLDVAADIPGLPGLFLAGLVSAGLSTMSANLNTVAGTIYEDFIDPWLPDSVNKEARAATIMKITVVAVGLVCVALVFLVARLGDIFQVSLTLHGVTAGAMLGIFTLGMLIPWATSKGAISGGLLSMLLMVWIIVGAQVNVAQKRLTYTPLPTSNENCANMENSFNRTTTVPVPPTSEEKPFVLFTLSFMYYTLAGFLVVMVVGTLVSFIFGATDLKDVDRNYFPPIVQRFLPPKKYTEVPMYSIPSTLVTRAEKEKSTNLRRNRATIDSPVAGRIVGPSASNDGTRRSGAVCHVKAALDEGVKLTRLYICPTHLDTNKQLSETSGGTMPIGLGRIRRASIEKLATIYRRNGSTGAAITMPKTLRPLRKIDNRDIHQNGTKDAFAGMVRPPRYRPRFNDRDVYNESEAFESTAVLRSVNVPVTASSRVASRRIRSRDTRGSIPRESRGTTERSKSRQRLTLITGLERRYPRPWRELGRRLRRSRRGPQGHYASHAWKRHFCLEPEDHIPPNHFILLDRKVSNIGGKGPPTYIPAVSRPSSTAFSFHRVGKISEVGVGPLWPGDRFLTDSVRFGVE encoded by the exons ATGGCCGGGAACGAAACGATGGTCGTACACGAATTGAAGCAGCTCACGTTCGGATGGACCGACTATACCCTTTTCAGCGGTCTCTTGGGGGTCAGTGTCCTGATAGGGATTTATTTCGGCTGCTTCGGCAAGAAACAGGATAATACCACCGAATATTTGCTAGGAGGGAAATCAATGTCCTGTTTCCCGGTTAGCATGAGCCTGATCGCAAG TCACATATCGGCAGTTTCTTTGCTCGCTATACCCGTCGAAGTGTATCAGTACGGTACACAGTACGCGGCCTGTGTTTTCACATCCTTCATATCGTGCGGTCTTGTCTCCCTTATCTACATGCCCGTATTTTATCGACTCCAATTGAACAGCATTTTCGAGTACTTGGAAATGAGATTCACGAGATCGGTCCGGATCCTCGCATCGTTCCTCTACACGCTGTCGTTGGTCATTTACGTTCCTTTGATCATCTACGTGCCGGCGTTGGCGTTCTCCCAGGCGACAGCGATCAATCTCTACCTGGTCACGCCGATAATTTGCATCGTGTGCATATTCTACACGACCATA GGTGGCTTGAAGGCCGTGGTATGGGCGGATACCGTTCAAATGACCGTAACGTTGGGCAGCCTTTTTGCCGTGCTCACCCTGGGTATCATAGCCGTGGGCGGTGTACCAGAAATTTGGAGGATAGCGGAGGAGGGCAATAGGATCGTGTTTTGGAA CATGAATCCTAGCCCGGACATTCGAAACTCCTTCTGGGGTATGTCGGTGGGAATGTCGATGACTTGGTTGGCGGGTCTCGGTATCAGTCAAGTGTCCATGCAAAGATTTCTGGCGGTGCCGAACATCAGGGAGGCGCACAA gGCAATAGGGTTTACGGCGGTGTGCATGATAGTCATAAAATGGGTGTCGGTCTTCACCGGGCTCATAATGTACGCCAGGTATCACAAATGCGACCCCATAAGTACGCGC GTAATCTCGAGGAGCGACCAATTACTTCCGTATTACGTGTTGGACGTAGCTGCGGATATTCCAGGACTTCCCGGACTCTTTCTCGCCGGTCTCGTCAGCGCCGGTCTCTCGACGATGAGCGCTAATTTGAACACGGTGGCTGGCACGATTTACGAGGATTTTATCGATCCCTGGTTACCGGACAGCGTCAACAAAGAGGCCCGAGCTGCGACTATCATGAAA atcacGGTGGTCGCGGTGGGACTGGTATGCGTGGCGCTCGTTTTCCTCGTGGCTCGTTTGGGGGACATTTTTCAAGTTTCCTTGACTCTCCACGGTGTGACGGCCGGGGCGATGCTGGGCATCTTTACCCTGGGAATGTTAATACCGTGGGCAACGTCGAAAGGCGCCATATCCGGCGGATTACTCTCCATGTTGCTGATGGTTTGGATCATCGTCGGCGCCCAAGTGAACGTCGCTCAGAAACGATTGACTTACACCCCTCTTCCCACATCGAACGAGAATTGCGCGAACATGGAAAATTCGTTCAATCGGACGACCACTGTTCCCGTTCCACCGACTTCCGAGGAGAAACCTTTCGTACTCTTCACCCTGTCGTTCATGTACTACACACTGGCCGGGTTTCTGGTAGTGATGGTGGTGGGCACGCTGGTCAGTTTCATATTTGGCGCGACCGACTTGAAGGACGTCGACAGAAATTACTTTCCACCGATCGTCCAGAg ATTTTTACCACCGAAAAAGTACACCGAGGTACCGATGTACTCGATACCGTCGACGCTGGTCACGAGAGCGGAGAAAGAGAAGAGCACCA ATTTAAGAAGGAATCGAGCGACGATCGACTCGCCCGTTGCTG GGAGGATCGTCGGTCCGAGTGCATCGAACGATGGGACGCGACGGTCCGGAGCCGTTTGTCACGTGAAAGCT GCCCTCGATGAGGGTGTCAAATTGACCAGATTATATATCTGTCCCACGCATCTCGATACAAACAAGCAACTCTCCGAAACATCTGGAGGAACGATGCCTATCGGATTAGGACGAAT CCGTCGCGCGAGCATTGAAAAGTTGGCCACGATTTATCGTCGAAACGGTTCCACCGGTGCAGCGATCACAATGCCGAAGACATTGCGCCCGTTGCGAAAAATCGATAACAGAGATATACATCAGAACGGCACAAAGGACGCGTTCGCGGGAATGGTTCGACCGCCGCGGTATCGGCCACGGTTCAACGATCGAGATGTGTACAACGAATCGGAGGCTTTCGAAAGTACCGCGGTATTACGAAGTGTTAACGTTCCCGTAACCGCCTCGAGTCGCGTAGCGTCGCGCAGA ATTCGTTCCCGCGATACTCGCGGTTCGATTCCAAGAGAGTCGAGAGGAACGACAGAGAGATCGAAATCGCGGCAACGACTAACCCTTATCACCGGGCTCGAGAGACGTTATCCTCGGCCTTGGAGAGAACTCGGTCGACGACTGAGGAGGTCCCGGCGAGGTCCGCAGGGACATTACGCGTCTCACGCGTGGAAACGGCACTTCTGTCTCGAACCGGAGGACCACATTCCACCGaaccattttattttattggacCGAAAGGTGTCAAATATAGGTGGCAAGGGCCCACCTACTTACATTCCTGCCGTCTCCCGTCCTTCTTCCACCGCGTTCTCGTTTCATCGTGTAGGTAAAATCTCCGAGGTAGGGGTCGGTCCATTGTGGCCGGGTGACAGATTTTTGACAGATTCTGTCCGATTCGGTGTCGAGTGA
- the LOC143151941 gene encoding mitochondrial inner membrane protease subunit 2: MYHRVRSNKVVGRFLHGFFIGIPFGITLCNIIGYVVKVEGSSMQPTLNPDLPNCDYVFANRWSVRTQDIQRGDIVVVTSPKIPSESLIKRVVGLSGDIVRTLGYKIDILQVPEGHCWLEGDHTGQSYDSNTFGPISIGLITAKATFIVWPPKRWQYLYPSTSNRNALLYLAKSI; encoded by the exons ATGTATCATCGAGTACGTTCGAATAAGGTAGTAGGACGATTTCTACACGGTTTCTTTATAGGCATCCCTTTTGGGATTACCTTATGCAATATAATTGGTTATGTAGTTAAAGTAGAAGGATCTTCTATGCAACCAACTTTAAACCCAGATCTCCCAAATTGTGACTATGTTTTCGCGAATCGTTGGTCAGTCCGTACTCAAGATATTCAGCGTGGTGATATAGTAGTTGTTACATCGCCCAAAATTCCGAGCGAAAGTTTGATTAAACGTGTTGTTGGACTTTCCGGAGATATTGTACGTACGCTGGGATATAAGATAGACATCTTACAG GTACCAGAAGGTCATTGTTGGCTAGAAGGAGATCACACAGGTCAATCGTACGATTCTAATACCTTTGGACCGATTTCTATCGGTTTAATAACTGCTAAAGCTACTTTCATAGTTTGGCCACCTAAACGCTGGCAATACCTTTATCCTTCTACGTCGAATCGTAATGCCCTGTTATATCTAGCAAAGTctatataa